Proteins from a genomic interval of Asticcacaulis sp. AND118:
- a CDS encoding YggS family pyridoxal phosphate-dependent enzyme, translating into MSSSPSAENYARVLKGLHKTLKLSGRAENAALLTAVSKNQPWEVIRPVLEAGHRRFGENRVQEAMERWGPVKDQYPDLTLCLIGPLQSNKAADAVALFDIIESVDRDKIARVIADEARKQGRAPQIYIQVNIGEEPQKAGILPAEADAFIAAVRGYGLEPQGLMCIPPVDGPRGPYFALLRKIAERNGVGHLSMGMSDDFETALRFGSNEIRVGTAIFGSR; encoded by the coding sequence ATGTCATCTTCACCTTCGGCGGAAAATTACGCGCGCGTCCTCAAAGGCCTGCACAAGACGTTGAAACTGTCTGGCCGCGCGGAAAATGCCGCCCTGCTGACCGCCGTGTCCAAAAATCAGCCCTGGGAGGTTATACGCCCGGTGCTGGAGGCTGGCCATCGGCGATTTGGCGAGAACCGCGTGCAGGAGGCGATGGAACGCTGGGGGCCGGTAAAAGATCAATATCCGGACCTGACCCTGTGCCTGATCGGCCCGCTCCAGAGCAACAAAGCTGCCGATGCCGTGGCCCTCTTCGACATCATCGAAAGCGTCGATCGCGACAAGATCGCTCGCGTTATTGCCGATGAGGCCCGTAAGCAGGGCCGCGCGCCGCAGATCTATATTCAGGTCAATATCGGCGAAGAGCCGCAAAAGGCCGGGATTTTGCCGGCCGAAGCCGACGCGTTCATCGCAGCCGTGCGGGGCTATGGGCTGGAGCCGCAGGGTTTGATGTGCATTCCGCCGGTCGACGGTCCGCGCGGGCCCTATTTCGCCCTGCTGCGCAAGATTGCTGAGCGGAATGGCGTCGGGCATCTCAGCATGGGCATGAGCGACGATTTCGAGACCGCTTTGCGCTTTGGCTCCAACGAAATCCGCGTGGGCACGGCGATTTTCGGATCACGGTAA
- a CDS encoding NtrZ family periplasmic regulatory protein, translated as MKRVVAAGVSVLAVALIASAPAYALNTQTGKAKATESTAPLSLSTVSTEANGANRQQSKIYQWSVKGRWGLKLDLNQDEARPSGWNDVDAGAFYKISPSVRVGGTVGFGEKTKSLQPRDPAVEKDQPRVRLETTFKF; from the coding sequence ATGAAGCGGGTTGTTGCAGCAGGAGTATCGGTTCTGGCCGTGGCGTTGATCGCCTCTGCGCCGGCCTATGCGCTCAATACCCAGACCGGCAAGGCCAAGGCCACCGAGTCAACCGCGCCGCTCAGCCTCAGCACGGTTTCGACCGAAGCCAATGGCGCCAATCGCCAGCAATCGAAAATCTATCAGTGGTCGGTCAAAGGCCGCTGGGGTTTGAAGCTCGACCTCAATCAGGACGAGGCCCGTCCGTCTGGCTGGAACGATGTCGATGCCGGGGCCTTTTACAAGATTTCGCCCTCGGTCCGTGTCGGCGGCACGGTCGGCTTCGGCGAAAAGACCAAGTCGCTGCAACCGCGCGATCCGGCGGTTGAAAAGGACCAGCCGCGCGTGCGCCTGGAAACGACCTTTAAATTCTAA
- the holA gene encoding DNA polymerase III subunit delta: protein MKLVKRPEIEGFLKSPPRDVIACLIYGKDRGQVLERGQALAQKIVPDIKDPFNVSLLTDTDIDADPARLEDELTAQSLMGGRRLVRLKFFSEKASLDKQVAAALKAHAAGELNRDAFFLIEAGGLGGDSAVRKLADADKAVASIACYEDETGDVVRMARETLAQNEVALTPDAMDMFASRLPKERGVARQEIERLCLFIGPGSRRTIDDKELQDFLGVEPDASLFDAALQAFGAKMAPAQAGLRRAFAEGEAGVDAVRALNAHLVKLRLIQAQVAKGIDAKQATRAAGVFWKQEAEFLRQARAWSDFHLDPLSKELIETDKTCKSTGMPDLLIAERLYMSIAGRARRLGL from the coding sequence ATGAAGCTGGTCAAGCGCCCCGAAATCGAGGGCTTCCTCAAATCGCCGCCGCGCGACGTGATCGCCTGCCTGATCTACGGCAAGGATCGCGGGCAGGTGCTGGAGCGCGGGCAGGCGCTGGCGCAAAAGATCGTCCCGGACATCAAGGACCCTTTCAACGTCTCGCTGCTTACCGACACCGACATCGATGCCGATCCGGCGCGGCTCGAGGACGAACTGACCGCCCAGTCGCTGATGGGCGGGCGGCGGCTGGTGCGGCTCAAATTCTTCTCGGAAAAGGCGTCGCTGGACAAGCAGGTCGCTGCCGCGCTCAAGGCCCATGCCGCGGGTGAACTGAACCGCGACGCCTTCTTCCTGATCGAGGCCGGGGGCCTGGGCGGCGATTCCGCCGTTCGCAAGCTGGCCGACGCCGACAAGGCCGTCGCCTCCATCGCCTGCTACGAAGACGAGACGGGCGACGTGGTGCGCATGGCGCGTGAGACGCTGGCACAGAACGAGGTCGCCCTGACGCCTGACGCCATGGACATGTTCGCCTCACGCCTGCCCAAGGAGCGCGGCGTGGCGCGTCAGGAGATCGAGCGGCTGTGCCTGTTTATCGGGCCGGGCTCGCGCCGCACGATCGACGACAAGGAACTGCAGGACTTTCTGGGGGTCGAACCCGATGCCTCGCTGTTCGACGCCGCGCTTCAGGCTTTCGGCGCGAAAATGGCCCCGGCTCAGGCCGGCCTGCGCCGTGCCTTTGCCGAGGGAGAGGCGGGCGTGGACGCCGTACGCGCCCTCAATGCCCATCTGGTCAAGCTGAGACTTATTCAGGCGCAGGTGGCCAAGGGCATCGACGCCAAGCAGGCCACTCGCGCCGCGGGTGTCTTCTGGAAGCAGGAAGCGGAGTTTCTGCGTCAGGCGCGCGCTTGGTCGGATTTCCATCTCGACCCGCTGTCGAAAGAACTGATCGAGACGGACAAGACCTGCAAGTCGACCGGAATGCCGGACCTGCTGATCGCCGAGCGGCTCTATATGAGCATCGCGGGCCGCGCCAGACGATTAGGTCTGTAA
- the leuS gene encoding leucine--tRNA ligase: MSRYNPKESEPKQRARWDAAQTFLTKSKDQAGDKPKYYVLEMFPYPSGRIHMGHVRNYAMGDLVARFKRARGFNVLHPMGWDAFGMPAENAAMERGIHPKGWTYDNIASMKAQLQRLGLSIDWTREFATCDPSYYGKQQKWFLDLLKHDLVYRKESQVNWDPVDNTVLANEQVIDGKGWRSGAVVEKRNLTQWFLKITRYADDLVEGLSTLDRWPDKVRLMQANWIGRSKGLKFRFNFAGEAPKAFGEQLEVYTARPDTLFGAGFVAVAADHPLVKALPSTPELEAFLDQVKKGGTTQEEIDTGEKLGFNTGLKVAHPFKPDETLDVWIANFVLMGYGTGAIFGCPAHDQRDLDFARKYDLPVREVVLPADADPATFMVGTEAYTGPGTIFNSQFLDGLDIETAKAQAIEKIESMGLGEGAIIYRLRDWGVSRQRYWGCPIPVIHCDDCGVVPVPDDQLPVTLPEDVTFDVPGNPLDRHPTWKHVNCPHCQKAARRETDTLDTFVDSSWYFARFTAPDADEAIRKADADYWLPVDQYIGGIEHAILHLLYSRFITRALNTCGYLEVKEPFAGLFTQGMLTHETYKTAGGEWVDPSDVEVTAEGSKRTAVKLSTGEALKIGDVEKMSKSKKNVVAPEDIFDTYGVDAARLFVLSDSPPERDVQWTASGVEGSWRFTSRVWAEFDSLPEGDVPATDEAAAMELRKVAHKAAKAVTEGFENFRFNGAIAKLYEFVNALRASDVQKTGTAARREALTILAGLIAPVTPHLAEEGWARLGHEGLIADVAWPDFDPALATDDVYTLPVQVNGKKRGELQVPNGASEAEIREMALADEGVKRHLDGVTVRKVIVVPNRILNFVVG; this comes from the coding sequence ATGTCTCGCTACAATCCCAAAGAGTCCGAACCGAAACAACGCGCCCGCTGGGACGCGGCCCAGACCTTCCTCACAAAGTCAAAGGACCAGGCCGGCGACAAGCCGAAATACTATGTCCTTGAGATGTTCCCCTATCCATCGGGCCGCATCCACATGGGCCATGTGCGCAACTACGCCATGGGCGATCTGGTGGCGCGGTTCAAGCGGGCGCGCGGCTTCAACGTGCTGCACCCGATGGGCTGGGACGCCTTCGGTATGCCGGCGGAAAACGCCGCCATGGAGCGCGGCATTCACCCCAAGGGCTGGACCTACGACAATATCGCCAGCATGAAGGCGCAGCTTCAGCGTCTGGGCCTGTCGATCGACTGGACGCGCGAATTCGCCACCTGCGATCCCAGCTATTACGGCAAGCAGCAGAAGTGGTTCCTCGACCTGCTGAAGCACGACCTGGTCTATCGCAAGGAGTCTCAGGTCAACTGGGACCCGGTGGACAATACGGTTCTGGCTAACGAACAGGTCATCGACGGCAAGGGCTGGCGTTCCGGCGCGGTGGTCGAAAAGCGCAATCTGACGCAATGGTTCCTCAAGATCACCCGGTATGCCGACGATCTGGTCGAAGGCCTGTCGACGCTCGACCGCTGGCCGGACAAGGTGCGCCTGATGCAGGCCAACTGGATCGGGCGGTCCAAGGGTTTGAAGTTCAGATTCAACTTCGCGGGCGAAGCGCCCAAGGCCTTCGGCGAGCAGCTCGAAGTCTACACCGCCCGTCCGGACACCCTGTTCGGCGCGGGCTTCGTCGCCGTGGCCGCCGATCACCCGCTGGTCAAGGCCCTGCCCTCCACTCCTGAACTGGAAGCCTTCCTCGATCAGGTGAAGAAGGGCGGCACGACGCAGGAAGAGATCGACACCGGCGAGAAGCTCGGCTTCAACACCGGCCTGAAGGTCGCACATCCGTTTAAACCCGATGAAACGCTGGATGTGTGGATCGCCAACTTCGTCCTGATGGGTTATGGCACCGGGGCCATCTTTGGCTGCCCGGCCCACGATCAGCGCGACCTCGACTTCGCCCGCAAATACGACCTGCCGGTGCGCGAGGTCGTCCTGCCCGCCGACGCCGATCCCGCGACCTTCATGGTCGGCACCGAAGCCTATACCGGCCCCGGCACGATCTTCAATTCGCAGTTCCTCGACGGCCTCGATATCGAAACCGCCAAGGCGCAAGCCATCGAAAAAATCGAGTCCATGGGTCTCGGCGAAGGCGCGATCATTTATCGCCTTCGCGACTGGGGCGTATCGCGTCAGCGCTATTGGGGCTGCCCGATCCCGGTCATCCACTGCGACGACTGCGGCGTGGTGCCGGTGCCGGACGACCAACTGCCCGTCACCCTGCCTGAAGACGTGACTTTCGACGTGCCGGGCAATCCGCTGGACCGCCACCCGACCTGGAAACACGTCAACTGCCCGCACTGTCAGAAGGCCGCGCGCCGCGAAACCGATACGCTCGACACCTTTGTGGATTCGTCGTGGTACTTCGCACGCTTCACCGCCCCGGACGCCGATGAGGCTATTCGTAAAGCCGATGCCGACTACTGGCTGCCCGTCGATCAGTATATCGGCGGCATCGAGCACGCCATTCTGCACCTGCTCTATTCGCGCTTCATCACCCGCGCCCTGAATACCTGCGGCTATCTGGAGGTGAAGGAGCCCTTCGCCGGCCTGTTCACGCAGGGCATGCTGACGCACGAAACCTATAAGACCGCCGGCGGCGAATGGGTCGATCCGTCGGACGTCGAAGTCACCGCCGAAGGCAGCAAGCGCACCGCCGTCAAGCTGTCTACCGGTGAGGCGCTGAAGATCGGCGACGTCGAAAAGATGTCGAAATCCAAGAAGAACGTCGTCGCTCCCGAAGACATATTCGACACCTACGGCGTCGATGCCGCGCGCCTGTTCGTGCTGTCGGACTCGCCGCCGGAGCGCGATGTGCAATGGACGGCTTCGGGCGTCGAAGGCTCGTGGCGCTTCACGTCGCGCGTCTGGGCCGAATTCGACAGCCTGCCCGAAGGCGATGTTCCGGCTACGGACGAAGCGGCGGCGATGGAACTGCGCAAGGTCGCGCACAAGGCCGCCAAGGCCGTCACCGAAGGCTTTGAGAATTTCCGTTTCAACGGGGCCATCGCCAAGCTGTACGAATTCGTCAACGCCCTGCGCGCCTCGGACGTGCAGAAGACCGGCACCGCTGCGCGCAGGGAGGCCCTGACCATCCTTGCCGGGCTGATCGCACCGGTGACGCCGCACCTGGCCGAAGAAGGCTGGGCGCGTCTGGGCCATGAAGGCCTGATTGCCGACGTGGCATGGCCGGATTTCGACCCGGCGCTGGCCACCGACGACGTCTACACCCTGCCCGTTCAGGTCAATGGCAAGAAGCGCGGCGAGCTTCAGGTGCCCAACGGGGCGAGCGAGGCCGAGATCCGCGAAATGGCGCTTGCCGACGAAGGCGTGAAGCGTCATCTTGACGGTGTCACGGTGCGCAAGGTGATCGTCGTTCCGAACCGTATCCTCAACTTCGTCGTAGGCTGA
- a CDS encoding ParB/RepB/Spo0J family partition protein, whose amino-acid sequence MSEKQRGLGRGLSALLSDNQGPVPIATADGKPAATLEKPIELLQRNPDQPRRFFSETEIDDLSASIKEKGVLSPILVRPLPGNTQQFQIIAGERRWRAAQKAGLKTVPVIVRELDDLEVLEIGIIENVQREDLNPIEEARAYKVLMERFGRTQDAVAQVVSKSRSHIANMMRLLGLPESIQDHVIHGRLSAGHARAIATAGDPEALAQIIIEKGLSVRQAEMLARASLRGEAKPTRARSQPNADVLSLEQDLQELLGLNVKLDDKGGKGEMRISYASLEQLDDVCRRLMTGSAPK is encoded by the coding sequence ATGTCTGAGAAACAAAGAGGTCTGGGCCGCGGCCTGTCGGCGTTGTTGAGCGACAATCAGGGGCCGGTGCCCATCGCTACTGCCGATGGCAAGCCTGCGGCTACGCTGGAAAAGCCGATCGAGCTTTTGCAGCGCAATCCGGATCAGCCGCGTCGGTTCTTCTCCGAAACCGAGATCGACGACCTCAGCGCCTCAATCAAGGAGAAGGGCGTGCTGTCGCCCATCCTCGTGCGTCCGCTGCCTGGCAACACACAGCAGTTTCAGATCATTGCCGGTGAACGCCGCTGGCGCGCGGCGCAAAAGGCGGGTCTGAAGACCGTGCCGGTGATCGTGCGCGAACTGGACGATCTTGAGGTGCTGGAAATCGGCATCATCGAAAACGTGCAGCGCGAAGACCTCAACCCCATCGAAGAGGCTCGCGCCTATAAGGTCCTGATGGAGCGCTTCGGCCGCACGCAAGACGCGGTGGCGCAGGTGGTGTCGAAATCGCGCAGCCACATCGCCAATATGATGCGCCTGCTGGGCCTGCCTGAAAGCATTCAGGATCACGTCATCCACGGCCGCCTGAGCGCCGGCCACGCCCGCGCCATCGCGACGGCCGGAGACCCGGAAGCGCTGGCGCAGATCATTATCGAAAAAGGCCTGTCGGTGCGTCAGGCCGAAATGCTGGCTCGCGCCTCGCTCAGGGGCGAGGCCAAGCCGACCCGCGCCAGGTCCCAGCCCAATGCCGATGTCCTGTCGCTGGAGCAGGACTTGCAGGAATTGCTGGGCCTGAACGTCAAACTGGACGACAAGGGCGGGAAGGGCGAGATGCGCATTTCCTACGCCAGTCTTGAGCAACTCGACGATGTGTGTCGTCGTTTGATGACAGGTTCGGCACCGAAGTAG
- a CDS encoding DUF3576 domain-containing protein, whose amino-acid sequence MKTIKKAALITLAAALSLSLTGCLSFGNKDETTIDAKAEKRGFLGLGGAKPISEQENATIGVNAYLWRASLDTISFMPLASADPWGGIIVTDWYANPEKPDERFKATVYILDTRLRADALNVSLYKQVNSGGQWVDAAVSAQTQIDVENAILTRARQLRLSNVK is encoded by the coding sequence ATGAAGACGATCAAGAAGGCGGCTCTGATTACCCTTGCCGCGGCGCTGTCTCTGAGCCTGACGGGCTGCCTGAGCTTCGGCAACAAGGACGAGACCACCATCGACGCCAAGGCCGAGAAGCGCGGCTTCTTGGGTCTGGGCGGCGCCAAGCCGATCAGCGAGCAGGAAAACGCCACCATCGGCGTCAACGCCTATCTGTGGCGCGCCTCGCTCGACACCATCTCCTTCATGCCGCTGGCCTCGGCCGATCCCTGGGGCGGCATCATCGTCACCGACTGGTATGCCAACCCGGAAAAGCCGGACGAGCGTTTCAAGGCCACCGTCTACATCCTCGATACCCGTCTACGCGCCGACGCCCTGAACGTGTCGCTGTACAAACAGGTCAATTCGGGTGGTCAGTGGGTGGACGCCGCCGTGTCGGCTCAGACCCAGATCGACGTCGAAAACGCCATCCTGACGCGCGCGCGTCAACTGCGTCTGTCGAACGTGAAGTAA
- a CDS encoding thiamine phosphate synthase, which produces MTYRTRYAFLMNRARDIARHAHMSSPKTKDLPPLFFFTDPQRTPHPEEIVAHLPGGAGVIYRHFGDRHAEAHARVLRTLCTDNGLKLLIGNDAALAEEVGADGVHLPGHRLPVAPELRDRHADWLITGACHGCETLDLSEVTALDGIFISPVFPSQSPSAKDALPLGLAGIQAFCDLSPVPVLGLGGIGADNAEQLTHSGLAGFGAIEAFHL; this is translated from the coding sequence ATGACATACCGAACCCGCTACGCCTTTTTGATGAACCGGGCCAGAGACATAGCCCGCCACGCGCATATGTCCAGCCCCAAGACAAAGGACCTGCCGCCGCTGTTCTTCTTCACCGACCCGCAACGCACCCCGCACCCGGAGGAAATCGTCGCGCATCTGCCCGGTGGAGCGGGCGTCATCTACCGGCATTTCGGCGACCGCCATGCCGAAGCCCATGCGCGCGTGCTCAGAACGCTATGTACGGACAACGGTTTGAAGCTGTTGATCGGCAATGACGCGGCTCTGGCCGAAGAGGTCGGAGCCGATGGCGTGCATCTGCCCGGACACCGCCTGCCCGTTGCGCCGGAACTGCGCGACCGTCATGCGGACTGGCTGATCACCGGGGCCTGCCACGGCTGCGAGACGCTGGATCTGTCGGAGGTCACGGCGTTGGACGGCATCTTCATTTCGCCGGTCTTCCCCAGCCAGAGCCCATCGGCCAAAGACGCTCTTCCGTTGGGCTTAGCGGGCATACAGGCCTTCTGCGACCTCAGCCCCGTGCCAGTACTGGGCCTTGGCGGTATCGGCGCGGACAATGCCGAACAGCTCACGCACTCAGGCCTCGCCGGATTCGGCGCGATCGAAGCGTTTCATCTATAG
- a CDS encoding response regulator transcription factor, translating into MVQQKTLLIVDDDDELREALAEQLELHEEFKVTQASNGTEGIRLGKSINADLILLDVDLPDMDGREACRLLRKSGLTTPVIMLTGAASDSDQILGLDAGANDYVTKPFRFAVLLARIRAQVRSHETSEDATFRIGPYEFKPALKLLIDQVQKKIRLTEKETNILKYLYRAGGKPISREELLTEVWGYNAGVTTHTLETHVYRLRQKIEPDPANARLLMTDAGGYRLQF; encoded by the coding sequence ATGGTGCAACAAAAAACCCTGCTGATCGTTGATGACGATGACGAACTGCGCGAAGCCCTGGCCGAGCAGCTCGAACTGCACGAAGAATTCAAGGTCACTCAGGCGTCGAACGGCACCGAAGGCATTCGCCTTGGCAAGAGCATTAATGCCGACCTGATTCTTCTCGATGTCGATCTGCCGGACATGGACGGGCGCGAAGCCTGCCGTCTGCTGCGTAAATCCGGCCTGACCACGCCGGTGATTATGCTGACCGGTGCCGCCTCTGATTCCGATCAGATTCTGGGGCTGGATGCGGGCGCCAACGACTACGTCACCAAGCCCTTCCGTTTCGCCGTGCTACTGGCGCGCATCCGCGCTCAGGTCCGCAGCCACGAAACATCAGAGGATGCCACGTTCCGCATCGGGCCTTACGAATTCAAACCGGCACTGAAGCTGCTGATCGATCAGGTGCAGAAGAAGATTCGCCTGACCGAAAAGGAAACCAACATCCTCAAATACCTCTATCGCGCTGGCGGCAAGCCGATCTCGCGCGAGGAGCTGTTGACAGAGGTGTGGGGCTACAATGCCGGGGTGACCACGCACACGCTGGAAACCCACGTCTATCGCCTGCGTCAGAAGATCGAACCCGATCCGGCCAATGCGCGCCTGCTGATGACCGATGCCGGTGGGTATCGTTTGCAATTCTAA
- a CDS encoding DUF3052 domain-containing protein, whose amino-acid sequence MTTGYSGTPLAKKLGYKPGMWAAVIDAPEDYAGWLEPLPDGVVFGVDDPELVHIFTTERAVLETALADWRSVLRPEGMVWVSWPKKASKMLTDITEDVIREVCLPLGFVDVKVCAVSDVWSGLKLVIRKELR is encoded by the coding sequence ATGACCACGGGTTATTCAGGCACACCTCTGGCCAAGAAACTCGGCTACAAGCCGGGGATGTGGGCAGCCGTGATCGATGCGCCGGAAGACTATGCCGGTTGGCTGGAACCCTTGCCGGATGGCGTCGTATTCGGGGTCGATGATCCTGAACTGGTGCACATTTTTACTACCGAGCGCGCGGTTCTGGAAACGGCATTGGCGGATTGGCGCAGCGTTCTGAGACCGGAGGGTATGGTCTGGGTGTCGTGGCCCAAGAAGGCCTCAAAAATGCTCACCGATATTACCGAAGACGTCATCCGCGAGGTCTGTCTGCCGCTGGGCTTTGTCGATGTGAAGGTCTGCGCCGTCAGTGACGTGTGGTCGGGTTTGAAGCTGGTGATCCGCAAAGAGTTGCGCTGA
- a CDS encoding L,D-transpeptidase → MVKIFTAYAEGFLVLNSDRVRCALGKGGVVPAADKREGDLRSPLGMWPVRYVWYRPDRLPVPQTVLPVKALSPDDGWCDDAGSDLYNLPVKLPFESSHEKLWREDSVYDLIVVLGHNDDPPIKGLGSAIFLHLAREDYSGTEGCAALSQAHLLELLKTADAETYVEIST, encoded by the coding sequence ATGGTCAAAATTTTTACCGCATACGCCGAGGGTTTTCTAGTCTTAAACTCAGATAGGGTGCGTTGCGCGCTGGGTAAAGGGGGCGTCGTTCCGGCGGCTGATAAAAGAGAGGGCGATCTGCGCTCTCCGCTGGGGATGTGGCCGGTGCGTTATGTCTGGTATCGCCCCGATCGCCTGCCGGTGCCGCAGACCGTTTTGCCGGTGAAGGCCCTGTCGCCCGATGACGGCTGGTGCGACGATGCAGGCAGCGACCTGTACAATCTGCCGGTCAAGCTGCCGTTCGAGAGTTCGCACGAGAAGCTGTGGCGCGAAGACTCTGTCTACGACCTGATCGTGGTGTTGGGGCACAATGACGATCCGCCGATAAAAGGGCTGGGGTCGGCCATCTTCCTGCATCTGGCGCGCGAGGATTATTCGGGTACGGAAGGGTGCGCGGCCCTGTCTCAGGCGCATTTGCTGGAACTGCTGAAGACGGCGGATGCCGAAACCTATGTGGAGATAAGCACTTGA
- a CDS encoding ParA family protein — MPRVLAVSNQKGGVGKTTTAINLGTALAAVGETVLIIDMDPQGNASTGLGVPRSARTTTIYDVIVDQQPIGECAVKTSVPGLYIIPSDPDLSGVEIELGQADRRSYRLRDALEHQAQVGELAYSYVLIDCPPSLNLLTINAMSAADAVLVPLQCEFFALEGLSQLMRTIDLVKGSLNPKLELQGIVLTMFDRRNALSGHVAKDVRSHFGEKVYETVIPRNVRVSEAPSFGKPALIYDLKCTGSQAYLKLAREVVQREKVRRAAA; from the coding sequence ATGCCCCGCGTCCTGGCGGTGTCCAATCAGAAGGGCGGGGTGGGTAAGACCACGACGGCGATCAATCTCGGCACCGCTCTGGCGGCGGTGGGTGAAACCGTTCTGATCATCGATATGGACCCGCAGGGCAATGCCTCGACGGGTCTGGGTGTGCCGCGTTCGGCGCGCACCACCACCATCTACGACGTCATTGTCGATCAGCAGCCCATTGGCGAATGCGCTGTCAAAACCTCGGTGCCAGGTCTGTACATCATCCCGTCCGATCCCGATCTGTCCGGTGTCGAGATCGAACTGGGTCAGGCCGACCGCCGTTCCTATCGTCTGCGCGATGCGCTGGAGCATCAGGCGCAGGTCGGTGAACTGGCCTATTCCTACGTGCTGATCGATTGTCCGCCATCGCTGAACCTGCTGACCATCAACGCCATGAGCGCCGCCGATGCCGTGCTGGTGCCGCTGCAATGCGAGTTCTTCGCGCTGGAAGGCCTGTCGCAATTGATGCGCACCATCGATCTGGTCAAGGGCTCGCTCAATCCGAAGCTTGAACTTCAGGGCATCGTCCTGACCATGTTCGACCGTCGCAACGCCCTGTCGGGCCATGTGGCCAAGGACGTGCGTTCGCACTTCGGCGAGAAGGTCTATGAGACGGTAATCCCGCGCAATGTGCGCGTGTCCGAAGCGCCGTCCTTCGGCAAGCCGGCTCTGATCTACGATCTGAAATGCACGGGTTCGCAGGCCTATCTGAAACTGGCTCGCGAAGTCGTCCAACGTGAAAAAGTGCGCCGCGCGGCTGCCTGA
- the rsmG gene encoding 16S rRNA (guanine(527)-N(7))-methyltransferase RsmG has translation MSPQEMASHLMFHVKHEAFEDLTRFGTILAERNEVMNLVGPATIPHYWSRHVLDSAQLLNHAPDAKLWADLGAGAGFPGVVLAILVKHMSTDSGETPTDRRVFLIDSLAKRCRFLGEVVRELDLPATVINDRAENVSLKVDVVTARAMAPLPKLIGFAESFFRKGAEGWLLKGESVEAEIAEAQKGWAFQSELFTSLSDPRGRVLHIRSVRRAR, from the coding sequence ATGTCGCCGCAAGAGATGGCGTCGCATCTGATGTTTCACGTGAAACACGAAGCTTTCGAAGACCTGACGCGCTTCGGGACTATTCTCGCTGAACGCAATGAGGTGATGAATCTCGTCGGACCGGCGACTATCCCCCATTATTGGTCGCGTCACGTCCTTGATTCCGCACAATTGCTCAACCATGCACCCGACGCCAAGCTCTGGGCAGACCTTGGGGCGGGGGCGGGTTTTCCCGGTGTCGTGCTGGCCATACTCGTTAAACACATGTCCACAGATTCAGGTGAAACACCCACAGACCGCCGGGTGTTTCTCATCGACTCTCTGGCCAAGCGCTGTCGCTTTTTAGGCGAAGTTGTGCGAGAGTTGGACCTGCCGGCGACGGTGATCAACGACCGGGCGGAGAATGTTTCGCTGAAGGTCGATGTGGTCACCGCCCGCGCCATGGCCCCGCTGCCGAAGCTGATCGGGTTTGCCGAAAGCTTCTTCCGCAAAGGCGCCGAGGGCTGGCTGCTGAAAGGCGAAAGCGTCGAGGCGGAAATCGCCGAAGCGCAAAAGGGCTGGGCCTTTCAGTCGGAGCTGTTCACGTCTTTGAGCGACCCACGTGGTCGCGTCCTGCATATTCGGAGCGTTCGCCGTGCCAGATAG